One genomic window of Pelmatolapia mariae isolate MD_Pm_ZW linkage group LG5, Pm_UMD_F_2, whole genome shotgun sequence includes the following:
- the si:ch73-267c23.10 gene encoding serine incorporator 1 isoform X2 has product MGAVLGAFSFASWVPCLCSSATCLMCSCCPSIRNSTVTRIIYAFIMLIGTIVACIMLSPGVDRQLKRIPGFCEDGAGSSVRGLQADVKCEMFVGYQAVYRICFGMSMWFLGFSVLMINIKNSRDPRAAIHNGFWFFKFAALVAITVGAFYIPEGPFTYIWFVIGSGGAFFFILIQLVLLVDFAHSWNESWVDKMENGNSRGWYAALLAVTILNYILSLTAVVLFFVFYTKPNECFINKFFISFNMLLCIVASVVSVLPKVQESQPHSGLLQSSFITLYTMFLTWSAMTNEPDRECNPSLLSIFQQIAAPTLGPIETENQTATMAMITTITGTEKPAFTSPYLQWWDAQSVVGLIIFILCILYSSLRSAQPCPPAPSAAGAAETPQQQHCTHQ; this is encoded by the exons ATGGGAGCTGTTCTGGGGGCATTTTCTTTTGCAAGCTGG GTGCCGTGCCTGTGCAGCAGTGCTACGTGCCTGATGTGTAGCTGCTGTCCGAGCATCAGAAACTCCACGGTGACCAGGATCATCTATGCCTTTATAATGCTGATAGGCACCATCGTTGCCTGCATCATGCTGTCACCGGGTGTGGATCGGCAGCTCAAAAGG ATCCCAGGCTTTTGTGAGGATGGGGCAGGTTCGTCTGTCCGTGGTCTACAGGCGGATGTCAAGTGTGAGATGTTTGTGGGGTACCAAGCAGTCTACCGTATATGCTTTGGAATGAGTATGTGGTTCTTGGGGTTCTCCGTTCTCATGATAAACATAAAGAACAGCAGAGATCCACGTGCTGCTATCCACAATGG ATTTTGGTTCTTTAAGTTTGCTGCCTTGGTGGCAATTACAGTTGGTGCTTTTTACATCCCTGAAGGGCCTTTCACCTACA TATGGTTTGTCATAGGCTCTGGTGGAGCCTTCTTTTTCATTCTGATTCAACTGGTGCTGCTGGTGGACTTTGCCCACTCCTGGAATGAGTCCTGGGTTGACAAGATGGAGAATGGCAACTCCAGAGGCTGGTATGCAG CTCTACTGGCTGTCACGATCCTGAACTACATCCTGTCATTAACAGCTGTTGTGCTGTTCTTTGTCTTCTACACGAAACCCAATGAATGCTTCATCAACAAATTCTTCATCAGCTTCAACATGTTGCTCTGCATCGTTGCCTCTGTTGTCTCAGTCCTGCCAAAAGTCCAG GAGTCTCAACCTCATTCAGGTCTACTACAGTCTTCTTTCATCACCTTGTACACTATGTTTCTAACCTGGTCTGCCATGACCAATGAGCCTG ACCGGGAATGCAACCCCAGCCTGTTGAGTATCTTCCAGCAGATCGCAGCCCCGACCCTGGGCCCTATAGAGACCGAGAACCAGACAGCCACCATGGCAATGATTACCACAATCACTGGGACAGAAAAACCTGCCTTTACATCTCCATACCTGCAGTGGTGGGATGCTCAGAGCGTCGTGGGCCTCATTATATTTATCTTGTGCATCCTGTATTCCAG tctcagatcagcacagccctgccctccagcaccatcagcagcaggagcagcagaaacccctcaacagcaacattgtacccatcag tga
- the si:ch73-267c23.10 gene encoding serine incorporator 1 isoform X1, translating to MGAVLGAFSFASWVPCLCSSATCLMCSCCPSIRNSTVTRIIYAFIMLIGTIVACIMLSPGVDRQLKRIPGFCEDGAGSSVRGLQADVKCEMFVGYQAVYRICFGMSMWFLGFSVLMINIKNSRDPRAAIHNGFWFFKFAALVAITVGAFYIPEGPFTYIWFVIGSGGAFFFILIQLVLLVDFAHSWNESWVDKMENGNSRGWYAALLAVTILNYILSLTAVVLFFVFYTKPNECFINKFFISFNMLLCIVASVVSVLPKVQESQPHSGLLQSSFITLYTMFLTWSAMTNEPDRECNPSLLSIFQQIAAPTLGPIETENQTATMAMITTITGTEKPAFTSPYLQWWDAQSVVGLIIFILCILYSSIRSSSNSQVNKLTMASKDSVILAEGGTTAELSEESTGPRRVEDNERDMVQYSYSFFHFMLFLASLYIMMTLTNWYSPNTDYTITSKWPAVWVKITSSWVCLALYTWTLVAPMVFTNRDFS from the exons ATGGGAGCTGTTCTGGGGGCATTTTCTTTTGCAAGCTGG GTGCCGTGCCTGTGCAGCAGTGCTACGTGCCTGATGTGTAGCTGCTGTCCGAGCATCAGAAACTCCACGGTGACCAGGATCATCTATGCCTTTATAATGCTGATAGGCACCATCGTTGCCTGCATCATGCTGTCACCGGGTGTGGATCGGCAGCTCAAAAGG ATCCCAGGCTTTTGTGAGGATGGGGCAGGTTCGTCTGTCCGTGGTCTACAGGCGGATGTCAAGTGTGAGATGTTTGTGGGGTACCAAGCAGTCTACCGTATATGCTTTGGAATGAGTATGTGGTTCTTGGGGTTCTCCGTTCTCATGATAAACATAAAGAACAGCAGAGATCCACGTGCTGCTATCCACAATGG ATTTTGGTTCTTTAAGTTTGCTGCCTTGGTGGCAATTACAGTTGGTGCTTTTTACATCCCTGAAGGGCCTTTCACCTACA TATGGTTTGTCATAGGCTCTGGTGGAGCCTTCTTTTTCATTCTGATTCAACTGGTGCTGCTGGTGGACTTTGCCCACTCCTGGAATGAGTCCTGGGTTGACAAGATGGAGAATGGCAACTCCAGAGGCTGGTATGCAG CTCTACTGGCTGTCACGATCCTGAACTACATCCTGTCATTAACAGCTGTTGTGCTGTTCTTTGTCTTCTACACGAAACCCAATGAATGCTTCATCAACAAATTCTTCATCAGCTTCAACATGTTGCTCTGCATCGTTGCCTCTGTTGTCTCAGTCCTGCCAAAAGTCCAG GAGTCTCAACCTCATTCAGGTCTACTACAGTCTTCTTTCATCACCTTGTACACTATGTTTCTAACCTGGTCTGCCATGACCAATGAGCCTG ACCGGGAATGCAACCCCAGCCTGTTGAGTATCTTCCAGCAGATCGCAGCCCCGACCCTGGGCCCTATAGAGACCGAGAACCAGACAGCCACCATGGCAATGATTACCACAATCACTGGGACAGAAAAACCTGCCTTTACATCTCCATACCTGCAGTGGTGGGATGCTCAGAGCGTCGTGGGCCTCATTATATTTATCTTGTGCATCCTGTATTCCAG CATTCGTTCATCCAGCAACAGCCAGGTTAACAAGCTAACTATGGCATCCAAAGATTCAGTCATCCTCGCTGAGGGGGGCACCACAGCAGAACTGTCAGAGGAGTCGACAGGACCCAGACGGGTGGAGGACAATGAGCGGGACATGGTCCAGTACAGCTACTCCTTTTTCCATTTCATGCTTTTCTTGGCCTCACTTTACATCATGATGACCCTCACTAACTGGTACAG CCCTAATACAGACTACACCATAACGAGCAAGTGGCCAGCAGTATGGGTGAAAATCACCTCCAGTTGGGTTTGTTTGGCTTTGTACACATGGACACTGGTGGCCCCCATGGTCTTCACCAACCGAGATTTCAGCTGA